A genomic stretch from Vibrio cortegadensis includes:
- a CDS encoding response regulator transcription factor, with the protein MLNSEMITPVNILIVEDDDDLAGLIHMHLGFQGHSVTRVNQLSKAKELMKSDSFSLMILDRGLPDGDGLLLSYELRQQGNHIPILMLTARDSEVDKVEGLESGADDYLTKPFSVLEFQARVRTILRRQELMSQRSQQKPETTSDRQLTNQMPIGDVPIDNALEDQSSADTRLVDHSAIDPHPTNNASLSEKRDDANLPPSAQLQFGQLFICPEQHHVKLAERTVALTATEFSLLHFLAKRPGRVYSKDELLDHVWNTQYEGYQHTVCSTVNRLRSKLETHSNNQRFIHTVWGVGYKFQNGMD; encoded by the coding sequence ATGCTAAATTCTGAAATGATTACGCCAGTGAACATCTTAATTGTCGAAGATGATGATGATTTAGCTGGGCTGATTCACATGCACTTAGGTTTTCAAGGGCACAGCGTTACTCGTGTTAATCAGTTATCTAAAGCCAAAGAATTAATGAAATCGGACTCTTTTTCTTTGATGATCTTGGATAGAGGTTTACCCGATGGTGATGGTTTGTTGCTGAGTTATGAGTTGCGGCAACAGGGAAACCATATTCCTATCTTAATGCTGACAGCGCGAGATTCTGAGGTGGATAAGGTGGAAGGGTTAGAGTCTGGTGCAGATGATTACCTGACCAAGCCATTTAGTGTTCTAGAGTTTCAAGCCAGAGTGAGAACCATTCTTCGCAGGCAAGAGCTGATGAGTCAACGATCACAACAAAAACCCGAAACCACTTCCGATAGACAACTCACCAACCAAATGCCCATAGGTGATGTTCCGATAGATAATGCTTTGGAAGATCAATCCTCAGCAGATACCCGTTTGGTAGACCACTCTGCGATAGATCCCCACCCAACAAATAACGCCTCTTTGAGTGAAAAAAGGGATGATGCAAACCTACCTCCATCGGCGCAACTCCAGTTTGGGCAACTGTTTATTTGTCCTGAACAGCATCATGTCAAACTGGCTGAACGTACCGTGGCGTTAACGGCGACTGAATTTTCACTGCTGCACTTTTTAGCGAAGCGACCGGGGCGGGTCTATAGCAAGGACGAACTTTTAGATCATGTTTGGAACACTCAATATGAAGGCTATCAACATACGGTTTGTAGCACCGTGAACCGCTTACGTAGCAAATTAGAAACTCACTCAAACAACCAGCGATTTATTCATACGGTTTGGGGTGTGGGGTACAAATTCCAAAATGGTATGGATTAA
- a CDS encoding sensor histidine kinase, with translation MSFKIRLLLLTFIWFFASSVAMTVMYQNQQIKVELRTKQSLHKDLAAHMRDDNPLMIGTDYNPVALKSIFHTLMLIGPDFEIYFLDASGNVTSHAAPKDAFVSKQISIEPIKAFIAGEPYPILGDDPRNLSGNKVFSVAPIKEFGSTVGYLYVVIGSEQHTSLINSETRTPLFWALMLGFVTIVGFSIVAYWLVKMSLLKPIEVVTKDLEQQADKDFRLSPNFINQVPELKPIAQHYQLAAKRIQQQFLQLEFQSSAQHSQLMQISHDLKTPLSSVLGYLETWRLQQQQPDSMIDVAYKNALKLSEQLQTQLNMAKQERLMPSYHQEPINLASLVEDVVEATKIELTKKHLTLVFDDKSYPTIEGDKLLLSRLFENLFENAIRHSPEGSAIELNVDVAKKDASLYITLINQTEDDSESGSLGIGVKIIKSILMLHHSALSTVQTKGMYQQSFRLPLCL, from the coding sequence ATGAGTTTTAAAATCCGTTTACTGTTGCTTACCTTTATTTGGTTTTTTGCATCGTCCGTTGCGATGACCGTGATGTATCAAAATCAGCAGATAAAAGTGGAGCTACGTACTAAGCAGAGTTTGCATAAAGATCTGGCTGCTCATATGCGAGACGATAATCCTTTGATGATTGGAACGGATTATAACCCTGTCGCACTGAAATCTATTTTCCATACCCTCATGCTAATTGGACCTGATTTTGAGATCTATTTTCTTGATGCGTCAGGAAACGTAACCAGCCATGCTGCGCCTAAAGATGCATTCGTGAGCAAGCAAATCTCTATTGAACCCATCAAAGCGTTTATTGCGGGGGAACCTTACCCGATTTTGGGGGATGACCCTCGAAATCTGAGCGGAAACAAAGTGTTTTCAGTGGCTCCAATCAAAGAGTTCGGTTCAACGGTGGGTTATCTCTATGTGGTTATTGGCAGTGAGCAGCATACCAGTCTTATTAACTCTGAAACCAGAACCCCACTTTTTTGGGCGTTAATGCTCGGTTTTGTCACGATTGTCGGGTTCAGTATTGTCGCTTATTGGTTAGTGAAAATGAGCCTGCTCAAGCCTATTGAGGTCGTAACAAAAGATTTAGAACAACAAGCAGACAAAGATTTCCGTTTAAGCCCTAACTTTATCAACCAAGTCCCAGAGCTAAAACCGATTGCTCAACATTATCAATTGGCGGCAAAGCGCATTCAGCAGCAGTTCTTACAATTAGAATTTCAATCGTCGGCGCAGCACTCTCAACTCATGCAAATAAGCCATGACCTGAAAACTCCGCTATCGAGCGTGTTAGGTTATTTAGAGACTTGGAGGCTCCAGCAGCAACAGCCAGATTCTATGATCGATGTGGCTTATAAAAATGCTCTTAAATTGTCAGAACAGTTGCAAACTCAACTCAATATGGCAAAGCAAGAACGCCTCATGCCGAGTTATCATCAAGAGCCAATTAATCTAGCCTCACTGGTGGAAGACGTCGTAGAAGCCACAAAGATTGAGTTAACGAAAAAACACTTAACATTGGTGTTTGACGATAAATCTTACCCAACGATTGAAGGGGATAAATTATTGCTTTCAAGGTTATTTGAAAATTTATTTGAAAATGCTATCCGCCACAGCCCGGAAGGTTCAGCTATTGAACTTAACGTGGATGTGGCTAAGAAGGATGCTTCGCTTTACATCACATTGATTAATCAAACAGAAGATGATTCTGAGAGTGGTTCACTAGGGATCGGAGTTAAAATTATTAAATCAATTTTGATGCTGCACCACAGCGCTTTGAGTACAGTGCAGACGAAGGGGATGTATCAACAATCATTTCGTCTGCCTTTGTGTTTATAG
- a CDS encoding YjjI family glycine radical enzyme translates to MSQQAFNATQQRFQEIITDAHLSPKQKSQYLALEAEASLPYMPISDAAKEALDSGVLCDMFEGHAPYKPRYVLPDYAKFLRQGSEHLELEAANNFDEALNLLTILYHHVPSVTSIPVYLGQLDDVLLPYVGDLTEAQIYQKLKLFWIMLDRTLPDAFMHVNIGPSDNIICRTILRVDAELKQIAPNLTFMYDPAVTPDSLLRQAASNICECSKPHIANYPIHANVYGDKKFGIVSCYNSLPLAGGSNTLVRMNLKEVALKSNDRVDFLNQVLPSFCKVMFDLIDERSRFLHEESNFFLGFLTTEGLIDESRFAPMFGIYGMAEAINILVEKEGVTAQYGQDEEANQLGHRISKKLAEIVESTTVKYGLEGKALLHAQGGISLDDGVTPGVRIPYGTEPDPVSYVRATAEHHQYYTSGISDILTIDQTVKSNPEAMFNLCKGALELGYREFTANVESNDLIRVTGYMVKLSDIAKFSEQGSRTNTTFLGAEAAKNTGILERKPRVASFEMSPSFE, encoded by the coding sequence ATGAGCCAGCAAGCATTTAACGCCACACAACAGAGATTCCAAGAGATCATTACGGATGCACACCTTTCGCCAAAGCAAAAGTCTCAATATCTTGCTTTAGAAGCGGAAGCGAGCTTACCGTATATGCCAATTTCAGATGCAGCAAAAGAAGCGTTAGATAGCGGTGTTCTGTGTGACATGTTTGAAGGGCATGCTCCTTATAAACCTCGTTATGTGTTACCTGATTACGCAAAATTCTTACGTCAAGGCTCTGAGCATTTAGAGCTTGAAGCGGCAAACAATTTTGATGAAGCGCTAAATTTGCTCACGATCCTTTATCACCATGTTCCTTCGGTGACTTCTATCCCTGTTTACCTTGGTCAACTCGATGATGTGTTGCTGCCATATGTAGGTGATTTAACTGAAGCGCAGATTTACCAAAAACTGAAACTGTTTTGGATCATGCTGGATCGCACTCTGCCAGATGCGTTTATGCATGTGAATATTGGCCCAAGTGACAACATCATTTGCCGTACTATCTTACGTGTGGATGCAGAGCTAAAACAGATCGCTCCGAACCTGACTTTCATGTACGACCCTGCGGTGACGCCTGATTCACTATTACGCCAAGCGGCAAGTAACATCTGTGAATGCAGTAAACCTCATATCGCGAACTACCCAATCCACGCGAATGTTTATGGTGATAAAAAGTTCGGTATCGTAAGCTGCTATAACTCACTGCCACTGGCGGGTGGGTCGAACACACTGGTTCGTATGAATTTAAAAGAAGTGGCACTAAAATCGAATGATCGTGTGGATTTCTTAAACCAAGTGCTACCTTCCTTCTGTAAAGTGATGTTCGATCTGATTGATGAGCGTAGTCGCTTTTTGCATGAGGAGTCGAACTTCTTCCTAGGGTTCTTAACCACTGAAGGCTTAATTGATGAGTCTCGCTTTGCGCCAATGTTTGGCATTTATGGCATGGCTGAAGCGATCAATATCCTAGTGGAAAAAGAGGGAGTCACGGCACAATATGGTCAAGATGAAGAAGCGAACCAACTTGGTCATAGAATATCGAAAAAACTTGCAGAGATCGTTGAGTCGACTACGGTTAAATATGGCTTGGAAGGGAAAGCCTTATTGCACGCTCAAGGCGGTATCAGTTTAGATGATGGCGTGACTCCGGGTGTTCGTATTCCATATGGAACGGAACCGGATCCTGTGAGTTATGTACGCGCGACGGCAGAACACCATCAGTACTATACTTCTGGAATCAGCGATATTTTAACGATTGATCAGACGGTGAAATCTAACCCAGAAGCGATGTTTAACCTTTGTAAAGGGGCGCTGGAGCTTGGTTATCGGGAGTTTACCGCTAACGTTGAATCGAATGATTTGATCCGCGTAACGGGCTATATGGTTAAGCTTTCTGACATCGCCAAATTCTCAGAGCAAGGCTCAAGAACGAATACGACATTCTTAGGGGCGGAAGCGGCGAAAAATACGGGGATTCTAGAACGTAAACCAAGAGTGGCGAGCTTCGAAATGTCGCCAAGCTTCGAATAA
- a CDS encoding YjjW family glycine radical enzyme activase encodes MARVNIKSTTEKQAKVSRVLTFSCVDGPGNRLVIFLQGCNFDCISCHNPHTINHCNHCGDCVSHCPADALSLDADLKVKWDPSKCTQCDKCIDVCQYKSNPKIQHFSVSQMIELIRKNHVFLSGITVSGGEATLQIGFMVDLFKAIKQDAELNHLSCFIDSNGSLSLSGWQKVEPYLDGAMIDLKAWQNETHQWLVGRDNHRVFQSMTYLAEVEKLYEVRLLHIPGKTDLQSEAESVGHYLNCLPESVKVRLNAFQHHGVIGEALQWEKCGEEDMMTFHQELIQYVKRDIQLPSVYI; translated from the coding sequence ATGGCTAGGGTTAATATAAAAAGTACTACAGAAAAACAAGCGAAGGTCAGCCGTGTGCTGACCTTCTCTTGTGTCGATGGGCCGGGAAACCGGCTTGTCATTTTTTTGCAAGGGTGTAATTTCGATTGTATATCGTGTCATAACCCTCATACCATTAATCACTGTAACCATTGCGGTGATTGCGTTTCTCACTGCCCAGCTGATGCGCTGTCTTTAGATGCAGATCTAAAAGTTAAGTGGGACCCATCAAAATGCACGCAATGTGATAAATGCATTGATGTTTGCCAGTATAAGTCCAACCCCAAAATACAACACTTCTCAGTGAGCCAGATGATTGAGTTGATCCGCAAAAACCATGTGTTCTTAAGTGGTATTACGGTTTCTGGTGGGGAAGCAACCTTGCAAATAGGCTTTATGGTCGATCTCTTTAAAGCGATAAAGCAGGATGCAGAGTTAAACCATTTAAGCTGTTTTATTGATAGTAATGGTTCGCTTTCATTATCTGGATGGCAAAAGGTTGAGCCATACTTAGATGGCGCGATGATCGATTTGAAAGCGTGGCAAAACGAGACTCACCAATGGCTTGTTGGGAGAGATAATCATCGAGTGTTTCAGTCGATGACTTACCTTGCAGAAGTTGAAAAACTCTATGAAGTCCGCTTGCTGCACATTCCTGGAAAGACGGATCTACAGAGTGAAGCAGAGAGTGTTGGTCACTATTTAAATTGCCTGCCGGAAAGCGTGAAAGTGCGTCTTAATGCTTTTCAACACCATGGTGTAATCGGTGAGGCTTTACAGTGGGAAAAGTGTGGAGAGGAGGATATGATGACGTTCCATCAAGAGCTGATTCAGTATGTTAAGCGCGACATTCAACTTCCATCTGTCTATATATAA